One genomic region from Anguilla rostrata isolate EN2019 chromosome 2, ASM1855537v3, whole genome shotgun sequence encodes:
- the rgl3a gene encoding ral guanine nucleotide dissociation stimulator-like 1 isoform X1 has translation MRQWSRSRLVLAGRDRGLRARVGQVKKRLCLGNARHMGLGPELDLEPGVWLRSFQLLDTERPSPDPVQEWGEEVEDGVVYGITLRREAVQDPPGPVPAAAQPSRAFVQYRTCRLRRLKAATLNQLITHLLDPTCPEPDFARIFLSTYRAFSDTRTLIELLFQRDDMVSELDNSECQKSALMPLIRTWLDEYSEDFWEPPQHRPLRLLSAHLHHRPCFRRLAQRTSALLKKFQSEEYRPAGLITAVQKPAVPEEEEGTREEGPVWETSEELGDFMHFPVRDIAEELTRLDAGLFVKVVPFQCLGCVWSQRDKKESRNLAPSVRATIAQFNAVTNRVITSLLLCRAPPASPPDHRRQPAGPARRARIIERWIGVAQECRQLRNLSSLRAILSALQSNAIYRLKKTWAAVSRECAAIFENLCETFPDENCVLTSREILVEDGNQHTEDSSTPRPPNLCTLPRQMNGAAGVVPYLGTYLTVLTMLDTALPDTVGGGLINFEKRRREFEILSQIRQLKQACSQYSLPHHPNIAPWLQENRLLTDQESYELSRELEPPVDPCPTSLGIWNHLLSSKKLASFLTASEGSGRKLHADQISVSSSGSSGSEMEDLASPQSSPFRLKLKSLSRSCQDVAEAFPGSLSSSPTPASESCSPSSGSSSNSQPDLSSSASLGAPSPGACPPGQHQRSVSMVSLPVYNKQVDDSCIVRVSVESGNTGNVYKSILLTSQDKTAQVIQRALEKHSLEGERCQDFTLSQVLSRDRELRIPEKANVFYAMSTSANYDFILRQKWRGNCRPLGSSSSLGSLTGMRHATSGLEDLLHPKRGK, from the exons ATGCGACAGTGGAGCCGGTCCAGGCTGGTTCTGGCTGGGCGGGACCGGGGCCTGCGGGCCCGAGTGGGCCAGGTGAAGAAAAGGCTGTGCCTGGGGAACGCCCGCCACATGGGCCTCGGCCCGGAGCTGGACCTGGAGCCCGGGGTCTGGCTTCGGAGTTTCCAACTCCTGGACACCGAACGTCCCAGTCCG GATCCCGTGCaggagtggggggaggaggtggaggacgGGGTGGTGTACGGGATAACCCTGCGGCGGGAGGCGGTTCAGGACCCCCCCGGCCCGGTCCCGGCCGCCGCCCAGCCCTCCCGGGCCTTCGTGCAGTACCGCACCTGCAGGCTGCGGCGGCTCAAGGCCGCCACCCTCAACCAGCTGATCACTCACCTGCTGGACCCCACCTGTCCCGAGCCCGACTTTGCGCGCATCTTCCTGTCCACGTACCGGGCGTTCTCCGACACACGCACGCTCATCGAGCTCCTCTTCCAGAG GGATGACATGGTGTCTGAGCTGGACAACAGCGAATGCCAAAAAAG tgccCTGATGCCCCTGATCCGGACCTGGCTGGATGAGTACAGCGAGGACTTCTGGGAGCCCCCCCAGCACCGCCCCCTGCGGCTGCTGTCGGCCCACCTGCACCACCGGCCCTGCTTTCGGCGCCTGGCCCAGCGCACCTCTGCCCTGCTGAAGAAGTTCCAGAGCGAAG AGTACAGACCTGCTGGCCTGATCACTGCAGTACAGAAGCCAGCAGTgccggaggaagaggagggcacTAGAGAGGAAGGGCCCGTGTGGGAGACCAGCGAGGAGCTGGGAGACTTTATGCACTTCCCTGTCCGAGACATCGCAGAGGAGCTCACGCGATTGGATGCG GGGCTCTTTGTGAAAGTGGTCCCGTTCCAGTGCCTGGGCTGCGTGTGGTCTCAGCGGGACAAGAAGGAGAGCCGAAACCTGGCCCCCTCTGTCCGCGCCACCATCGCCCAGTTCAACGCCGTCACCAACCGGGTCATCACCTCGCTGCTGCTCTGCCgcgccccgcccgcctccccccccgacCACCGGCGCCagcccgccggccccgcccgcaGGGCCCGCATCATCGAGAGGTGGATCGGCGTAGCGCAG GAGTGCCGGCAGCTGAGGAACCTCTCCTCGCTCCGGGCCATCCTCTCGGCCCTGCAGTCCAACGCCATCTACAGGCTGAAGAAGACCTGGGCCGCCGTCAGCAG GGAGTGTGCGGCTATCTTTGAGAACCTGTGTGAGACCTTCCCGGATGAGAACTGCGTCCTGACCAGCAGGGAGATCCTGGTGGAG GATGGGAACCAGCACACTGAGGACTCGTCCACCCCCAGGCCTCCCAATCTCTGCACCCTCCCCCGACAGATG AATGGCGCTGCTGGCGTTGTCCCATACCTGGGCACCTACCTGACTGTTCTGACCATGCTGGACACGGCACTGCCTGACACTGTTGGG gGTGGCCTCATTAACTTTGAGAAGCGGAGAAGG GAGTTTGAGATTCTGTCGCAGATCCGTCAGCTCAAGCAGGCCTGCTCCCAGTACAGTctaccccaccaccccaacatCGCCCCCTGGCTGCAGGAGAACAGACTGCTCACTGACCAGGAAAG CTACGAGCTGTCCCGGGAGCTGGAGCCCCCTGTTGACCCCTGTCCCACGTCCCTCGGCATCTGGAACCACCTCCTGAGTTCCAAAAAACTTGCCTC atTTCTGACTGCGAGCGAGGGATCGGGGCGGAAGCTGCATGCCGACCAGATCAGTGTGTCGTCCTCTGGATCCAGCGGATCCGAAATGGAGGATCTCGCGTCTCCTCAGTCCTCCCCCTTCAGACTCAAACTGAAG TCTCTCTCCAGGTCCTGTCAGGACGTGGCCGAGGCCTTCCCCGGCTCCTTGTCTTCCTCGCCCACCCCCGCCTCCGAAtcctgctccccctcctccgGGTCCTCCTCGAACTCCCAGCCCGACCTTTCGTCGTCCGCCTCCCTCGGCGCCCCGAGCCCCGGGGCCTGCCCGCCCGGGCAGCACCAGCGATCCGTGTCCATGGTCTCGCTGCCCGTCTACAACAAGCAGGTGGACGACTCCTGCATCGTCAGGGTCAGCGTGGAGAGCGGCAACACCGGCAACGTCTACAAGAGCATCCTG CTGACCAGCCAGGACAAGACCGCGCAGGTGATCCAGAGGGCCCTGGAGAAGCACAGCCTGGAGGGGGAGCGCTGCCAGGACTTCACCCTCAGCCAGGTGCTGTCCCGGGACAGAG
- the rgl3a gene encoding ral guanine nucleotide dissociation stimulator-like 1 isoform X2: MGKWQLTMDPVQEWGEEVEDGVVYGITLRREAVQDPPGPVPAAAQPSRAFVQYRTCRLRRLKAATLNQLITHLLDPTCPEPDFARIFLSTYRAFSDTRTLIELLFQRDDMVSELDNSECQKSALMPLIRTWLDEYSEDFWEPPQHRPLRLLSAHLHHRPCFRRLAQRTSALLKKFQSEEYRPAGLITAVQKPAVPEEEEGTREEGPVWETSEELGDFMHFPVRDIAEELTRLDAGLFVKVVPFQCLGCVWSQRDKKESRNLAPSVRATIAQFNAVTNRVITSLLLCRAPPASPPDHRRQPAGPARRARIIERWIGVAQECRQLRNLSSLRAILSALQSNAIYRLKKTWAAVSRECAAIFENLCETFPDENCVLTSREILVEDGNQHTEDSSTPRPPNLCTLPRQMNGAAGVVPYLGTYLTVLTMLDTALPDTVGGGLINFEKRRREFEILSQIRQLKQACSQYSLPHHPNIAPWLQENRLLTDQESYELSRELEPPVDPCPTSLGIWNHLLSSKKLASFLTASEGSGRKLHADQISVSSSGSSGSEMEDLASPQSSPFRLKLKSLSRSCQDVAEAFPGSLSSSPTPASESCSPSSGSSSNSQPDLSSSASLGAPSPGACPPGQHQRSVSMVSLPVYNKQVDDSCIVRVSVESGNTGNVYKSILLTSQDKTAQVIQRALEKHSLEGERCQDFTLSQVLSRDRELRIPEKANVFYAMSTSANYDFILRQKWRGNCRPLGSSSSLGSLTGMRHATSGLEDLLHPKRGK; this comes from the exons atgggaaaatggcaGTTAACAatg GATCCCGTGCaggagtggggggaggaggtggaggacgGGGTGGTGTACGGGATAACCCTGCGGCGGGAGGCGGTTCAGGACCCCCCCGGCCCGGTCCCGGCCGCCGCCCAGCCCTCCCGGGCCTTCGTGCAGTACCGCACCTGCAGGCTGCGGCGGCTCAAGGCCGCCACCCTCAACCAGCTGATCACTCACCTGCTGGACCCCACCTGTCCCGAGCCCGACTTTGCGCGCATCTTCCTGTCCACGTACCGGGCGTTCTCCGACACACGCACGCTCATCGAGCTCCTCTTCCAGAG GGATGACATGGTGTCTGAGCTGGACAACAGCGAATGCCAAAAAAG tgccCTGATGCCCCTGATCCGGACCTGGCTGGATGAGTACAGCGAGGACTTCTGGGAGCCCCCCCAGCACCGCCCCCTGCGGCTGCTGTCGGCCCACCTGCACCACCGGCCCTGCTTTCGGCGCCTGGCCCAGCGCACCTCTGCCCTGCTGAAGAAGTTCCAGAGCGAAG AGTACAGACCTGCTGGCCTGATCACTGCAGTACAGAAGCCAGCAGTgccggaggaagaggagggcacTAGAGAGGAAGGGCCCGTGTGGGAGACCAGCGAGGAGCTGGGAGACTTTATGCACTTCCCTGTCCGAGACATCGCAGAGGAGCTCACGCGATTGGATGCG GGGCTCTTTGTGAAAGTGGTCCCGTTCCAGTGCCTGGGCTGCGTGTGGTCTCAGCGGGACAAGAAGGAGAGCCGAAACCTGGCCCCCTCTGTCCGCGCCACCATCGCCCAGTTCAACGCCGTCACCAACCGGGTCATCACCTCGCTGCTGCTCTGCCgcgccccgcccgcctccccccccgacCACCGGCGCCagcccgccggccccgcccgcaGGGCCCGCATCATCGAGAGGTGGATCGGCGTAGCGCAG GAGTGCCGGCAGCTGAGGAACCTCTCCTCGCTCCGGGCCATCCTCTCGGCCCTGCAGTCCAACGCCATCTACAGGCTGAAGAAGACCTGGGCCGCCGTCAGCAG GGAGTGTGCGGCTATCTTTGAGAACCTGTGTGAGACCTTCCCGGATGAGAACTGCGTCCTGACCAGCAGGGAGATCCTGGTGGAG GATGGGAACCAGCACACTGAGGACTCGTCCACCCCCAGGCCTCCCAATCTCTGCACCCTCCCCCGACAGATG AATGGCGCTGCTGGCGTTGTCCCATACCTGGGCACCTACCTGACTGTTCTGACCATGCTGGACACGGCACTGCCTGACACTGTTGGG gGTGGCCTCATTAACTTTGAGAAGCGGAGAAGG GAGTTTGAGATTCTGTCGCAGATCCGTCAGCTCAAGCAGGCCTGCTCCCAGTACAGTctaccccaccaccccaacatCGCCCCCTGGCTGCAGGAGAACAGACTGCTCACTGACCAGGAAAG CTACGAGCTGTCCCGGGAGCTGGAGCCCCCTGTTGACCCCTGTCCCACGTCCCTCGGCATCTGGAACCACCTCCTGAGTTCCAAAAAACTTGCCTC atTTCTGACTGCGAGCGAGGGATCGGGGCGGAAGCTGCATGCCGACCAGATCAGTGTGTCGTCCTCTGGATCCAGCGGATCCGAAATGGAGGATCTCGCGTCTCCTCAGTCCTCCCCCTTCAGACTCAAACTGAAG TCTCTCTCCAGGTCCTGTCAGGACGTGGCCGAGGCCTTCCCCGGCTCCTTGTCTTCCTCGCCCACCCCCGCCTCCGAAtcctgctccccctcctccgGGTCCTCCTCGAACTCCCAGCCCGACCTTTCGTCGTCCGCCTCCCTCGGCGCCCCGAGCCCCGGGGCCTGCCCGCCCGGGCAGCACCAGCGATCCGTGTCCATGGTCTCGCTGCCCGTCTACAACAAGCAGGTGGACGACTCCTGCATCGTCAGGGTCAGCGTGGAGAGCGGCAACACCGGCAACGTCTACAAGAGCATCCTG CTGACCAGCCAGGACAAGACCGCGCAGGTGATCCAGAGGGCCCTGGAGAAGCACAGCCTGGAGGGGGAGCGCTGCCAGGACTTCACCCTCAGCCAGGTGCTGTCCCGGGACAGAG
- the odad3 gene encoding coiled-coil domain-containing protein 151 — protein sequence MPGPFEFEGIKPSLRDGADLQRKIQLLEGDRSAYYESSQSAIKKNKDVILQLRQENKRLHKKLADALTGDEQVIKDAFQSRGMEIAPFRNKSGKAALQILDQKVCDRMKKLNALRHSAETRRRRLEELQQQYDSIQAQAQAPQPDAMRREEDAQNLRVLENRLEKAQLKCQEAEHIMRSYLKLKAHLQDESLTFQSQLDRLEAEILRQRQELQDLQVMKNDANLSKDVARAELQRQEELVYKERRERDGILACYKKQAEELKAHSERLERRAQRTAMHPDELSSEAQRSAAAVAEEDKVIHTFEEAFHRIKEATGVTDTHEVVERFISQGDTQKHLEKLKEENERTLVQLKEERDQLQAQFQELKYSGEAKLSSGQQMVEECEGHLQREQEKRDEASERLEALTRTLNAVRAGVDHLSDKLQHIKMKGKPSKTQVSPSSDEYALELLTQSELRLASLVDLLQGKDLAAILKEMEEEEFQTSIEGKLPQYNMRIQLPEAQKQGPYDEEEESGDDEGDIITRAALKRQSQIIIDSKTKRKTRTKKKKGKP from the exons ATGCCGGGTCCCTTTGAGTTTGAAGGCATAAAACCTTCCCTTCGTGACGGGGCGGACCTGCAGCGGAAAATCCAGCTACTTG agggagacagaagtGCGTACTACGAGAGCTCGCAGTCCGCGATTAAGAAAAACAAGGATGTCATTCTGCAGCTCCGACAAGAGAACAAGCGGCTGCATAAGAAGTTGGCCGACGCCCTCACT GGGGACGAGCAGGTGATAAAGGATGCCTTCCAGAGCCGAGGGATGGAGATCGCTCCTTTCAGGAACAAGTCTGGGAAG GCGGCTCTTCAGATCTTGGACCAGAAAGTGTGCGACAGGATGAAGAAGCTGAACGCCCTGCGGCACAGCGCGGAGACTCGCCGGCGCcgcctggaggagctgcagcagcagtacgACAGCAttcaggcccaggcccaggccccgCAGCCAGACGCCATGCGGCGGGAGGAGGACGCACAG aaccTACGCGTGCTGGAGAATCGGCTGGAGAAGGCCCAGCTCAAGTGCCAGGAAGCTGAACACATCATGCGGAGCTACTTAAAACTGAAGGCTCACCTGCAG GACGAGAGCCTGACCTTCCAGTCCCAGCTGGACCGGCTGGAGGCGGAGATCCTGAGGCAGAGGCAGGAGCTGCAGGACCTGCAGGTGATGAAGAACGACGCCAACCTGTCCAAGGACGTGGCCAGG GCGGAACTGCAGCGGCAGGAGGAGTTGGTGTACAAGGAGCGCAGGGAGAGGGACGGGATCCTGGCCTGCTACAAGAAGCAGGCAGAAGAGCTGAAGGCTCACAGCGagaggctggagaggaga GCCCAGCGCACGGCGATGCACCCGGATGAGCTGAGCAGTGAGGCCCAGCGCAGTGCCGCTGCCGTGGCTGAGGAGGACAAGGTCATACACACCTTCGAGGAGGCCTTCCACCGCATCAAAGAAGCCACCGGAGTCACCGACACACAC GAGGTGGTGGAGAGGTTCATCTCTCAGGGGGACACTCAGAAGCACCtggagaagctgaaggaggagaaCGAGCGCACGCTGGtgcagctgaaggaggagagagaccagCTGCAGGCCCAGTTCCAGGAGCTCAAGTACTCTGGGGAGGCCAAGTTGTCCAG TGGGCAGCAGATGGTGGAGGAGTGCGAGGGCCACCtgcagagggagcaggagaagcGGGACGAGGCCAGCGAGAGGCTGGAGGCGCTCACCCGCACCCTCAACGCCGTGCGCGCCGGGGTCGATCACCTCAGCGACAAGCTGCAGCACATCAAAATG AAAGGGAAGCCCTCGAAAACCCAGGTGTCCCCCAGCTCGGACGAGTACGCGCTGGAGCTGCTGACGCAGTCGGAGCTGAGGCTGGCGTCTCTGGTGGACCTGCTGCAGGGCAAAGACCTGGCCGCCATCCtgaaggagatggaggaggaggag tTCCAGACCAGCATCGAGGGAAAGCTGCCGCAGTACAACATGCGCATCCAGCTGCCCGAAGCGCAGAAGCAGGGCCCGTACGACG aagaagaagagagcgGGGACGACGagggtgacatcatcacccgGGCCGCCCTGAAACGCCAGTCCCAGATCATCATAGACTCCAAGACCAAGAGGAAGACGCGcaccaagaagaagaagggcAAGCCCTGA